From Cellulosimicrobium sp. ES-005, one genomic window encodes:
- a CDS encoding DUF4190 domain-containing protein: MSEYPPTQPYPPAPGPQFPPAQQPYGAPPVKNSLATASLVLGIVSLFASLLFVPAVVGVVLGIVGLQRAGRTTPPVGKGKAITGIVLSGVGLLVGIGLVNAIAGGGDAGPDDAATSITQDADAGEEQPADDAGAPAEEPAAEPVEEETPPPPPADPFVEAYGTFEPVTTSGAGKSVVTLPAGVTAAMVTAQHTGQSNFALNVLDAANQPTGDLLVNTIGNYSGTTAYGMHALGGDPVSLQVEADGKWTITIAPLATAPELAAPYQGAGDGVFRYLGGAAQWTFTHAGSSNFAVFQHGGIIPGLLVNEIGQFQGTVPVSAGPSIVTVTADGAWTVS, translated from the coding sequence ATGTCCGAGTACCCGCCCACCCAGCCTTATCCGCCTGCACCCGGCCCCCAGTTCCCGCCCGCACAGCAGCCCTACGGCGCCCCGCCGGTGAAGAACAGCCTGGCGACCGCGAGCCTCGTACTCGGGATCGTCTCGCTCTTCGCGAGCCTGCTCTTCGTCCCCGCGGTCGTCGGCGTCGTGCTGGGGATCGTCGGCCTCCAGCGGGCCGGACGCACCACACCGCCGGTCGGCAAGGGCAAGGCGATCACGGGGATCGTGCTCTCCGGGGTCGGCCTGCTCGTCGGGATCGGGTTGGTCAACGCGATCGCCGGCGGCGGCGACGCGGGGCCCGACGACGCGGCCACCTCGATCACGCAGGACGCCGACGCGGGGGAGGAGCAGCCGGCCGATGACGCAGGCGCGCCCGCGGAGGAGCCCGCCGCGGAGCCCGTCGAGGAGGAGACCCCGCCGCCCCCGCCCGCGGACCCGTTCGTCGAGGCGTACGGGACGTTCGAGCCGGTCACGACGTCGGGCGCGGGCAAGTCCGTCGTCACGCTGCCTGCGGGCGTGACCGCGGCCATGGTCACCGCCCAGCACACCGGGCAGTCCAACTTCGCACTGAACGTCCTGGACGCGGCCAACCAGCCCACCGGGGACCTGCTGGTCAACACGATCGGGAACTACTCCGGCACCACCGCCTACGGCATGCACGCGCTCGGCGGCGACCCCGTCAGCCTCCAGGTCGAAGCCGACGGGAAGTGGACGATCACCATCGCTCCGCTGGCGACGGCGCCCGAACTCGCGGCCCCGTACCAGGGCGCGGGAGATGGCGTGTTCCGCTACCTTGGCGGCGCCGCGCAGTGGACGTTCACCCACGCCGGATCGAGCAACTTCGCGGTGTTCCAGCACGGCGGGATCATTCCGGGGCTGCTCGTCAACGAGATCGGGCAGTTCCAGGGGACCGTGCCCGTCTCCGCCGGCCCGTCGATCGTCACGGTAACCGCCGACGGCGCCTGGACCGTCTCGTAG
- a CDS encoding response regulator transcription factor, with protein MTRVLIVDDDAYTRTMIRTILAAHGLDVVGEADDGDQVLAAVAEHRPDVVLIDLQMRRVGGVEAIRLVAAMRDPPRCVALTGYGSEDAVVQALDAGAAGFLSKDDAPDTLAGHVRAVADGRGALGPDAAAAVIRRMTTPGGVPVDRAADARARIATLTDRERAVAHLVAGLTNRQIATRLRLSENTVKAHVAHALTTLGLSTRAELAVIAALAGPDA; from the coding sequence GTGACCCGAGTGCTCATCGTGGACGACGACGCCTACACGCGGACCATGATCCGCACGATCCTCGCCGCCCACGGGCTGGACGTAGTCGGCGAGGCCGACGACGGGGACCAGGTCCTGGCCGCGGTCGCCGAGCACCGGCCCGACGTCGTGCTCATCGACCTCCAGATGCGCCGCGTCGGCGGGGTCGAGGCAATCCGACTGGTCGCGGCAATGCGCGACCCACCCCGCTGCGTCGCGCTGACCGGGTACGGGAGCGAGGACGCGGTCGTCCAGGCGCTCGACGCCGGGGCGGCCGGGTTCCTGTCCAAGGACGACGCGCCCGACACCCTCGCCGGTCACGTGCGCGCCGTCGCCGACGGCCGCGGCGCACTCGGTCCTGACGCGGCAGCCGCGGTCATCCGACGCATGACGACACCGGGCGGCGTGCCCGTGGACCGCGCGGCCGACGCCCGGGCCCGGATCGCCACACTCACCGACCGGGAGCGCGCCGTCGCGCACCTCGTGGCCGGCCTGACCAACCGCCAGATCGCGACGCGGCTACGCCTGTCCGAGAACACCGTCAAGGCGCACGTCGCGCACGCGCTGACCACGCTCGGCCTCAGCACCCGAGCCGAGCTCGCCGTCATCGCCGCTCTGGCGGGCCCCGACGCCTGA
- a CDS encoding DUF1156 domain-containing protein, with amino-acid sequence MTTPVPHRKLIEVSLPLEEINAESAAEKAVPRKGHPATMHLWWAPRPLAAARAVLFAQLVDDPSSHPDRFPPGEAEKAERERLHGIIRELVKWDEINNEGLYARARAEILASTGGNPPAILDPFAGGGTIPLEAQRLGLEAHASDLNPVPTLKTKALIEIPPTFAGQPPVFPGAADSRLGDWPRGTGMAEDVRRYGALMRIRAEDRIGHLYPQATLPSGEKATVVAWIWARTVTCPNPACRIQMPLVRSWWLAKKKGKETYVSPEVVENASASESGGVRFHIRHDVAHAPSGVNEGTVGRQGARCFACQTAVDLKYVRAESRAKRMGAQLMATVAEGKRQRVYLEPTVEHVRAAHAASPDLAPLGSLPSAALGFRVQGYGMTEWSDLFSDRQLVALSTFSDLVSEMRAQVREDAMAAGFSSAPSKSDDGVTAEAYADAIATYLAMAVSKQVDWSSSLCSWINGHEKVRNTFPRHAMAMTWDYVEINVFSTSVGNFGAHLEWVSAGIDALPAGPRTGRVTQSDASTRDYRGLLIATDPPYYDNIGYSDLSDFFYVWLRRSLRSIHPDLFGTMLVPKAEELVANPYRHGGKQQAEKFFEDGFERVFGRARDSASPDYPITVFYAFKQAELEKEGVASTGWSTFLEGMIREGWTITATWPVRSERGGRMTSVGTNALASSIVLALRPRPETAAATDRTGFLAALHTELADALPKIREGAIAPADLRQTVLGPGMAVYSRYSRVLEADGSRMSVKTALALINATFDEIETEQDADVDADTRFCLDWFKSYGWATRPYGDAESLAVPLGVSVDGVARGGIITSGGGKVALIKPLDLDPRWDPTRDDRTSVWEATCHLARAYATEGREAAARLMAGLTGEGPGTSSGSKVSLDDVQRLALRLYELMETKDAATAGLFNGLGGAWADVAATAQSLPKVSVQEGFNFSEGDD; translated from the coding sequence GTGACGACACCCGTTCCCCACCGCAAGCTCATCGAGGTCTCGCTTCCGCTGGAGGAGATCAATGCGGAGTCCGCAGCGGAGAAGGCGGTGCCGCGTAAGGGTCATCCTGCGACGATGCATCTCTGGTGGGCTCCTCGGCCGCTGGCGGCCGCGCGGGCCGTACTGTTCGCCCAACTGGTCGACGACCCGTCGTCACACCCGGACCGCTTCCCACCGGGTGAGGCGGAGAAGGCCGAGCGTGAACGGCTACACGGGATCATCCGAGAACTGGTCAAGTGGGACGAGATCAACAACGAGGGCCTCTACGCCCGGGCCCGCGCCGAGATCCTGGCGTCGACTGGCGGAAACCCGCCGGCGATTCTCGATCCGTTCGCGGGCGGAGGCACGATCCCCCTCGAAGCCCAGCGTCTAGGCCTGGAGGCACACGCCAGCGACCTCAATCCAGTGCCCACGCTCAAGACGAAGGCGCTCATCGAGATCCCTCCGACGTTCGCTGGGCAGCCACCAGTCTTCCCTGGTGCCGCCGACTCTCGGCTTGGCGATTGGCCTCGCGGAACGGGGATGGCCGAGGACGTCCGGCGCTACGGCGCCCTGATGCGCATCCGCGCCGAAGATCGCATCGGCCACCTATACCCGCAAGCGACGCTGCCCTCCGGTGAGAAGGCGACAGTCGTCGCCTGGATCTGGGCTAGGACGGTCACATGTCCCAACCCTGCTTGTCGCATCCAGATGCCCCTTGTCCGGTCGTGGTGGCTCGCTAAGAAGAAGGGCAAGGAGACCTACGTCTCTCCTGAGGTTGTCGAGAATGCCTCGGCTTCGGAAAGTGGAGGTGTTCGATTCCATATCAGGCATGACGTGGCCCACGCGCCCAGTGGCGTGAACGAAGGGACCGTCGGTCGGCAAGGTGCGCGCTGCTTTGCGTGCCAGACTGCGGTCGACTTGAAGTATGTTCGCGCAGAGAGCCGAGCGAAGCGAATGGGCGCTCAGTTGATGGCGACGGTGGCCGAGGGGAAGCGCCAGCGCGTTTACCTCGAGCCGACAGTCGAGCACGTCCGAGCCGCCCATGCCGCTTCACCCGACCTGGCACCTCTTGGTTCGCTTCCGAGCGCTGCACTCGGTTTTCGCGTTCAGGGATATGGTATGACCGAGTGGTCAGACTTGTTCTCGGACCGACAGCTCGTTGCATTGTCGACGTTTAGTGACTTGGTCTCCGAAATGCGCGCCCAGGTCCGAGAGGACGCGATGGCCGCCGGCTTCTCGAGCGCCCCCTCCAAGTCCGATGATGGCGTGACCGCGGAGGCCTACGCTGATGCGATCGCAACGTACCTGGCGATGGCAGTATCGAAGCAGGTCGACTGGTCATCATCGCTCTGTAGTTGGATCAACGGCCACGAGAAGGTGCGTAATACATTTCCGCGCCATGCAATGGCCATGACTTGGGATTATGTTGAGATTAATGTGTTCTCCACGTCGGTCGGCAACTTCGGCGCGCATCTCGAATGGGTGTCCGCGGGGATTGACGCGCTCCCAGCGGGGCCCCGCACAGGGCGAGTCACTCAAAGCGACGCGTCGACGCGAGATTATCGAGGCCTGCTGATCGCCACAGATCCACCATACTATGACAATATTGGCTATTCCGACCTTAGTGACTTCTTCTACGTCTGGCTTCGACGCTCATTGCGCTCGATTCATCCGGACCTCTTCGGAACGATGCTCGTGCCAAAGGCCGAAGAGCTTGTTGCCAACCCCTACCGTCACGGTGGCAAGCAGCAGGCCGAGAAGTTCTTCGAAGACGGCTTCGAGCGTGTTTTCGGCCGCGCTCGCGACTCCGCTAGTCCTGACTATCCGATCACCGTCTTTTACGCATTCAAGCAGGCGGAGTTGGAGAAGGAGGGCGTCGCCAGCACGGGCTGGTCGACGTTCCTGGAAGGCATGATTCGTGAAGGTTGGACCATCACCGCGACATGGCCCGTGCGGTCGGAGCGCGGTGGACGGATGACTTCCGTGGGCACGAACGCCCTCGCATCCTCCATCGTCCTCGCCCTGCGCCCGCGGCCAGAGACCGCCGCCGCGACGGACCGCACGGGCTTCCTCGCGGCACTCCACACCGAGCTTGCGGACGCCCTTCCGAAGATCCGCGAGGGCGCGATCGCGCCCGCCGACCTGCGGCAGACGGTCCTCGGCCCTGGCATGGCGGTCTACTCGCGCTACTCGCGCGTCCTGGAGGCCGACGGTTCGCGCATGTCGGTCAAGACCGCCCTCGCGCTCATCAACGCGACGTTCGACGAGATCGAGACCGAGCAGGACGCCGACGTCGACGCCGACACGCGGTTCTGCCTCGACTGGTTCAAGTCGTACGGCTGGGCGACGCGCCCCTACGGTGACGCGGAATCGCTCGCGGTCCCGCTCGGCGTGAGCGTCGACGGCGTGGCGCGCGGCGGGATCATCACTTCCGGTGGTGGCAAGGTCGCGCTCATCAAGCCGCTCGATCTCGACCCCCGCTGGGACCCGACCCGCGACGACCGCACCTCCGTCTGGGAGGCCACGTGCCACCTCGCCCGCGCGTACGCGACCGAGGGGCGCGAGGCCGCCGCCCGCCTCATGGCGGGCCTGACGGGCGAAGGCCCCGGGACGTCGTCGGGCAGCAAGGTCTCCCTCGACGACGTGCAGCGCCTCGCGCTGCGCCTGTACGAGCTCATGGAGACCAAGGACGCCGCGACCGCGGGCCTGTTCAACGGGCTGGGCGGCGCCTGGGCCGACGTCGCGGCCACCGCGCAGAGCCTGCCGAAGGTCTCCGTCCAGGAGGGTTTCAACTTCAGCGAGGGGGACGACTGA